From the Pedobacter cryoconitis genome, one window contains:
- a CDS encoding phosphoadenylyl-sulfate reductase has protein sequence MKAYLEEIAVQIKDMGPVEALTFLSQKFAGQITFSTSFGWEDQVITDLIFANDLPIKVFTLETGRLFPETYYVWNRTLENYHKPIHAYHPDEAALEAMVSKKGPNSFYESVENRKECCAIRKIVPLKRALKGNQCWVTGIRAEQSLNRTDMSNLEWDEENQLIKFHPIFYWSLDEVKAYIKKNNIVYNTLHDKGFPSIGCAPCTRAVREGEDFRAGRWWWEDQSKKECGLHTTK, from the coding sequence ATGAAAGCGTACCTGGAAGAAATAGCTGTGCAGATTAAAGACATGGGCCCTGTAGAAGCCCTGACTTTCCTTTCGCAGAAATTTGCGGGACAGATTACCTTTTCTACGAGTTTTGGCTGGGAAGACCAGGTCATTACAGATTTGATATTTGCCAATGACCTGCCCATAAAAGTATTTACACTGGAAACTGGCCGTCTATTCCCTGAAACTTATTACGTATGGAACAGAACGCTGGAAAACTATCATAAACCTATCCATGCTTATCATCCTGATGAAGCGGCACTGGAAGCTATGGTTTCTAAAAAGGGGCCGAATAGTTTTTATGAATCCGTTGAAAATAGAAAAGAATGTTGTGCCATCCGGAAGATTGTGCCCTTAAAAAGAGCACTCAAAGGAAATCAATGCTGGGTAACCGGGATCAGGGCAGAACAATCTTTAAACCGTACAGATATGTCAAATCTGGAATGGGATGAAGAAAACCAGCTGATTAAGTTTCATCCCATCTTTTATTGGAGCCTGGATGAGGTCAAAGCCTATATTAAAAAGAATAACATTGTATACAATACCCTTCATGACAAAGGATTTCCGAGCATTGGCTGCGCTCCCTGTACCAGGGCAGTTCGGGAAGGTGAAGATTTCAGGGCAGGAAGATGGTGGTGGGAAGATCAGTCAAAGAAGGAATGTGGTTTGCACACCACAAAATAA
- the cysD gene encoding sulfate adenylyltransferase subunit CysD — MSKYNLDYLDELEAEAIHILREVAGQFEKPALLFSGGKDSITLVRLAEKAFRPGKFPFPLVHIDTGHNFQETIDYRDEMVARLGEKLIVGYVQESIDNGKVIEQKGKNASRNALQTVTLLDTIAQHGFDACIGGARRDEEKARAKERIFSVRDEFGQWDPKRQRPELWNIYNGRIHKGENVRVFPISNWTELDVWNYIRREKMSLPSIYFAHHRDCITRNGQLMAASPFLNMDDADIVTHRKVRFRTVGDMSCTAAVESEADQIDDIIDEISASKISERGARLDDKVSEAAMEDRKKGGYF, encoded by the coding sequence ATGAGTAAATATAATTTAGATTATTTAGACGAATTAGAAGCAGAAGCGATTCATATTCTGCGTGAGGTAGCGGGGCAGTTTGAAAAACCGGCATTGCTTTTTTCTGGTGGGAAAGATTCAATTACATTAGTCAGGCTTGCTGAAAAGGCTTTCCGTCCAGGTAAGTTTCCTTTTCCGCTGGTACATATTGATACCGGGCATAACTTTCAGGAGACAATCGATTACCGGGATGAAATGGTAGCGCGTTTAGGCGAAAAACTGATTGTGGGTTATGTGCAGGAATCAATTGATAACGGAAAAGTAATCGAACAGAAAGGTAAAAATGCCAGCAGAAATGCTTTGCAGACTGTGACCTTACTGGATACCATTGCGCAACATGGCTTTGATGCTTGTATCGGCGGGGCCAGAAGAGATGAAGAAAAAGCGAGAGCTAAAGAACGTATCTTCTCGGTAAGGGACGAATTCGGTCAATGGGATCCTAAGCGCCAGCGTCCTGAGCTTTGGAATATTTATAACGGCAGAATCCATAAGGGAGAGAATGTACGCGTATTCCCCATCAGTAACTGGACGGAGCTCGACGTATGGAACTATATCCGCAGAGAGAAAATGAGCCTGCCGTCTATTTATTTTGCGCATCACAGAGATTGTATTACCAGGAACGGACAATTAATGGCTGCATCACCTTTTCTGAATATGGATGACGCAGATATCGTGACTCACCGCAAAGTGAGGTTCCGTACCGTTGGAGATATGAGCTGTACTGCGGCAGTAGAGTCTGAAGCTGATCAGATTGATGATATTATAGATGAAATCAGCGCATCAAAAATAAGTGAACGTGGTGCCCGCCTGGACGATAAAGTGTCTGAAGCAGCGATGGAAGACCGCAAAAAAGGAGGATACTTTTAA
- a CDS encoding sulfate adenylyltransferase subunit 1, translated as MNILKFFTAGSVDDGKSTLIGRLLYDTGSILADQLEALQQSNRKNDDGTIDLAILTDGLRAEREQGITIDVAYKYFQTGKRKFIIADTPGHIQYTRNMVTGASTANLAIILVDARNGVVEQTIRHSYLVSLLGVSHVVICINKMDMEGYSEEVFNTITENYKKMAAKLNLQDITFIPVSALKGDNIVHTSEHMPWYQGTSLLDFLETVEVTVNQDLHYARMPVQWVIRPQTEALHDYRGYAGRILSGAFKVNDKVTVLPSGNSSVIDRIEIFEQTPQEATAGQSVTLHLKDNIDISRGDVLVNSSYLPQRSQLIEADLCWMDNKPMDDSITYFLQHNSKLTKCKIREILHKVNINTLEKEETHEFKLNDIGRVVIKTADELAFDLYTENKANGSAILIDGRTNLTVGALMFRAIVE; from the coding sequence ATGAATATACTTAAGTTTTTTACAGCAGGAAGTGTTGATGACGGGAAAAGTACCCTGATCGGCAGGTTATTATATGATACAGGTTCTATTCTGGCAGATCAGCTGGAAGCTTTACAGCAATCGAACCGTAAAAACGATGATGGTACAATTGATCTGGCTATTTTAACAGACGGGCTGCGGGCAGAAAGAGAACAGGGGATCACTATTGATGTGGCTTACAAGTACTTTCAGACCGGGAAAAGGAAGTTTATTATTGCAGATACACCCGGCCACATTCAGTATACCCGTAATATGGTTACTGGTGCATCGACCGCAAATCTCGCTATTATTTTAGTAGATGCGAGAAATGGTGTAGTAGAGCAGACCATCAGGCATTCTTACCTGGTTTCCCTGCTTGGGGTAAGCCATGTGGTGATCTGTATCAATAAAATGGATATGGAAGGTTACAGTGAAGAGGTATTTAATACAATCACTGAAAACTATAAAAAAATGGCTGCGAAGCTGAACTTGCAGGATATTACTTTTATCCCGGTGAGTGCTTTAAAAGGGGATAATATTGTCCATACTTCGGAGCATATGCCCTGGTATCAAGGGACTAGTTTGCTGGATTTTCTGGAAACAGTAGAAGTTACTGTGAACCAGGATCTGCATTATGCAAGGATGCCCGTGCAATGGGTGATCCGTCCTCAAACTGAAGCTTTACATGATTACAGAGGTTATGCCGGCCGTATTTTGAGCGGTGCTTTTAAAGTGAATGATAAAGTAACTGTTTTACCTTCGGGCAATAGCTCTGTCATTGACCGGATTGAAATCTTTGAGCAGACCCCACAGGAAGCTACCGCCGGGCAGTCTGTTACTTTACACCTGAAAGATAATATTGATATCAGCAGGGGAGACGTACTGGTAAATTCGAGTTATCTGCCGCAGCGTTCTCAATTGATAGAGGCCGATTTGTGCTGGATGGATAATAAGCCAATGGATGATTCTATTACTTATTTCTTACAGCATAACAGCAAGCTGACCAAGTGTAAAATCAGGGAAATCCTGCATAAAGTAAATATCAATACTTTGGAAAAAGAGGAAACTCACGAGTTCAAATTAAATGATATAGGACGCGTGGTAATTAAAACAGCCGATGAACTGGCTTTCGATTTATATACTGAAAACAAAGCCAATGGTTCAGCAATATTAATTGATGGACGTACAAATTTAACGGTAGGAGCCTTGATGTTCAGGGCTATAGTTGAATAA
- a CDS encoding carboxy terminal-processing peptidase, which yields MLKRILVATFTVAVLACQATPKPQQVVEGIPNIMPDEKQSLVARQVVALIENYNYKKIVVNDSISSIVLDKYIKALDPYRNYFLASDIKDFEQFRTTLDDSFRDGDLSAPFYIFNIYSKRYNETLDYAMAHIKDKYDFNQQDTYVFNREKMPWVTSIATLNDIWKKKVKYELVNLKLAGTSDAKNAETLTKRYKNLKLQSSKLNNQDVFQVLMDAFTGAIDPHTNYFNPSNASQFNEQMSRSIEGIGAYLQSENDVLKIAEVTPGGPAYKSKQLHAGDRIIGVAQADGEFEDIIGWRLDNAVAKIKGPKGTVVRLKIIPVGHDMSSKPVIIEITREKIVMEDQSAKKEVKTIHSNGKPYKVGIISVPAFYIDSKAAIAKEANYKSTTRDVKLLIDTLKNKDKVDAIVMDLRGNGGGSLLEAIDLTGLFIDQGPVVQVKDQKGEVEVDSDENPGVAWSGPFGVLVDRTTASASEIFAGAIQDYGRGVIIGTQTYGKGTVQQPIDLNKLVNPSILERLASLVKLDSTGKPVQTAEVPQLGQINLTIAKFYRVNGSSTQHKGVMPDITLPSFYPMDKVGEDTEASALPWDEIQKSDFVPVANLAALRTELAKLHETRMGKSLDYKILVQDIADMKKRNLETSVTLNENKLKSEREVLEVKALEKTNKLRATRGLAPVKKGDKIKKSENFDFLEDETLRVMADYIQLKPTV from the coding sequence ATGTTAAAAAGAATATTGGTGGCAACTTTTACCGTAGCCGTTCTGGCCTGCCAGGCTACTCCAAAACCACAGCAGGTGGTGGAGGGTATTCCAAATATTATGCCTGATGAAAAGCAAAGCCTGGTTGCCAGACAAGTTGTTGCGCTGATAGAGAACTACAATTATAAAAAGATAGTAGTAAATGATTCTATCTCTTCGATCGTACTGGATAAGTATATCAAAGCACTGGATCCTTACCGTAATTATTTCCTAGCTTCAGATATTAAAGATTTTGAGCAGTTCAGGACAACACTGGACGATTCTTTCAGAGACGGTGATCTGAGTGCCCCATTTTATATCTTTAATATTTATTCCAAAAGATATAATGAAACGCTGGATTATGCGATGGCGCATATCAAAGATAAATATGATTTCAATCAGCAGGATACCTATGTTTTTAACCGGGAGAAAATGCCCTGGGTAACGTCAATTGCTACGCTGAATGATATTTGGAAAAAGAAAGTTAAATATGAACTGGTTAATTTAAAGCTGGCGGGAACCTCGGATGCTAAAAATGCGGAAACATTGACCAAAAGATACAAAAACCTGAAGTTACAATCTTCTAAGTTGAATAATCAGGATGTATTTCAGGTATTGATGGATGCCTTTACAGGAGCTATAGACCCGCATACCAACTATTTTAATCCATCTAATGCCAGTCAGTTTAATGAGCAGATGTCCCGTTCGATAGAAGGGATTGGTGCTTATCTGCAATCTGAAAATGATGTGCTGAAAATTGCAGAAGTGACACCAGGCGGGCCGGCTTATAAAAGTAAACAACTGCATGCAGGAGACCGGATTATTGGAGTTGCACAAGCGGATGGTGAATTTGAAGATATTATTGGCTGGAGACTGGACAATGCTGTTGCAAAAATCAAAGGCCCTAAAGGGACTGTAGTCCGGTTGAAAATTATCCCTGTAGGCCATGATATGTCTTCAAAACCTGTGATTATTGAGATTACCAGGGAGAAGATCGTAATGGAAGATCAATCAGCTAAAAAAGAAGTGAAAACCATCCATTCTAATGGCAAACCTTATAAAGTAGGAATTATTAGTGTGCCTGCGTTTTATATAGATTCTAAAGCTGCAATAGCTAAAGAGGCTAACTATAAAAGCACAACACGTGATGTTAAACTATTAATTGATACCCTGAAAAATAAAGATAAAGTGGATGCGATTGTGATGGATCTTCGCGGTAATGGCGGAGGGTCTTTGCTGGAAGCCATTGACCTTACTGGTTTGTTTATTGATCAGGGGCCTGTTGTTCAGGTGAAAGATCAAAAAGGAGAGGTTGAAGTAGATAGCGATGAAAATCCTGGTGTAGCGTGGAGCGGGCCTTTTGGAGTGCTCGTAGACCGTACAACTGCTTCTGCTTCTGAGATCTTTGCAGGTGCAATACAAGATTATGGAAGAGGAGTGATTATCGGAACACAGACTTATGGTAAAGGGACTGTACAGCAGCCGATTGATTTAAATAAACTGGTTAATCCTTCGATTTTGGAGCGTTTAGCTAGTTTAGTCAAATTGGATAGTACAGGCAAACCTGTTCAAACAGCTGAAGTTCCTCAATTAGGGCAGATCAATTTAACTATCGCTAAGTTTTATCGTGTAAATGGTAGCAGTACACAGCATAAAGGGGTGATGCCGGATATTACTTTACCTTCTTTTTATCCAATGGATAAAGTAGGTGAGGATACAGAAGCTTCTGCTTTACCATGGGATGAGATCCAGAAATCGGATTTTGTACCGGTGGCTAACCTGGCTGCATTGAGAACAGAACTGGCTAAGCTGCATGAAACAAGGATGGGGAAATCGTTGGATTACAAGATTCTGGTTCAGGATATTGCAGATATGAAAAAACGTAATCTGGAAACTTCAGTTACTTTGAATGAGAATAAACTGAAGTCAGAAAGGGAGGTGCTGGAGGTTAAAGCTTTAGAAAAAACCAATAAATTGAGAGCTACAAGAGGATTGGCACCAGTTAAAAAGGGGGACAAGATCAAAAAGAGTGAAAATTTTGATTTCTTAGAAGATGAAACTTTAAGAGTAATGGCAGATTATATTCAATTGAAGCCTACAGTTTAA
- a CDS encoding gluconate:H+ symporter, which translates to MDLLLVLFGIIILLILILKKVSPMLALLIVAVATGLMLGLPVEKVMNSVSKGIGNTMGDMVMVLALGAMVGKLAEDSGAAKKIVFVLVRIFGIQNIQWAVLLTGILVGIPLFYNAGFVVLIPLVFTIASAAKLPKLYVGIPMAAALSVTHGFLPPHPGPVALASIFHADIGRTLIYGLIISIPVAIIAGIFFPRAIIKLPKADRAHQKLDLQGEENLPSGLKSFIIALSPIFFIVVGTVGVLITQNPSAQHILIFIANPTVALTMAILITIAIQRMPMQKAMDSCVEGVKSIAMIILIIAAGGAFKQILVDSGIGEQVKTLTGDLHVSPLILGWLIAALLRVTLGSATVAALTASGMVIPFITAGASPELMVLSVGAGSLMLSHVNDTGFWMFKEYFNLSLKETFKTWTVMESLVSVLGLGGVMLLSQFI; encoded by the coding sequence ATGGACTTATTACTCGTACTGTTTGGGATAATTATCCTGCTGATCCTGATCCTTAAAAAAGTAAGCCCTATGCTTGCACTGCTGATCGTAGCGGTAGCTACTGGGCTGATGCTGGGCTTACCCGTGGAAAAGGTAATGAATTCTGTGAGCAAAGGTATTGGCAATACGATGGGAGATATGGTCATGGTACTGGCACTGGGGGCAATGGTTGGCAAGCTGGCCGAAGACAGTGGAGCGGCAAAGAAAATTGTCTTTGTACTGGTCAGGATTTTCGGTATTCAGAATATACAATGGGCTGTACTGCTGACGGGTATTCTGGTCGGTATCCCTTTATTTTACAATGCAGGTTTTGTGGTTTTGATTCCATTAGTGTTTACGATTGCTTCGGCCGCTAAACTTCCTAAATTATATGTGGGTATCCCAATGGCTGCTGCACTGTCTGTAACCCATGGTTTTCTTCCTCCTCATCCCGGCCCGGTTGCCTTAGCGAGCATTTTTCATGCAGATATTGGCCGTACCTTAATTTATGGATTGATTATCAGTATTCCTGTGGCTATTATCGCAGGTATCTTTTTTCCAAGAGCGATTATCAAATTGCCTAAGGCAGACCGCGCGCATCAGAAACTGGACTTGCAGGGAGAGGAAAATTTACCGTCTGGACTGAAAAGTTTCATCATTGCACTTTCCCCGATATTTTTTATTGTAGTGGGAACCGTTGGGGTGTTAATCACTCAAAATCCTTCCGCTCAGCATATCCTTATCTTTATTGCAAATCCAACGGTAGCATTAACTATGGCAATTCTCATTACAATTGCCATTCAGCGTATGCCGATGCAAAAAGCAATGGATTCTTGTGTAGAAGGGGTGAAGAGTATTGCGATGATTATCCTGATTATAGCTGCGGGTGGTGCTTTTAAGCAAATACTGGTAGACAGCGGGATTGGGGAACAGGTGAAAACATTGACCGGTGATCTGCATGTTTCACCCTTAATTCTGGGCTGGCTGATTGCCGCGCTATTGCGGGTTACTTTAGGTTCTGCTACAGTAGCGGCATTAACAGCATCGGGTATGGTTATTCCTTTTATTACCGCAGGGGCTTCACCAGAACTCATGGTACTGTCTGTAGGGGCAGGGAGCTTAATGCTTTCCCATGTGAATGATACAGGCTTCTGGATGTTCAAAGAGTATTTTAACCTCAGCTTAAAAGAGACTTTTAAAACCTGGACAGTAATGGAAAGCCTGGTTTCTGTACTGGGATTGGGAGGGGTGATGCTGCTGAGTCAGTTTATATAA
- a CDS encoding DUF2490 domain-containing protein codes for MIRIYIFLLTALCFLGTTVIAQTNSQNSGWLFLLNNTKINEKWGTHLDVQVRSSDNWSNVKNFLFRPGITYFINPQNDVTLGYLLSETHNQIDDLGEHKLVEHRIWQQYIHKHKISTVNVSHRFRLEQRFVEKIRDQDVFAQRFRYFVRFLIPLKKEAQKFEEGLFAALQNELFFNVQHKDKLSGHFFDQNRAYAALGYRFSKKFDLEAGYLNQAVKGASTNSVNNVIQLAVYTRF; via the coding sequence ATGATCCGTATTTACATTTTCTTGCTGACAGCCCTGTGCTTTTTGGGCACCACTGTCATTGCCCAGACCAATTCTCAGAATAGTGGCTGGTTATTCTTGCTTAATAATACTAAAATCAATGAAAAATGGGGAACTCACCTGGATGTTCAGGTCAGGTCTTCAGACAATTGGAGTAACGTGAAAAACTTCTTGTTCAGACCGGGTATAACTTATTTTATCAACCCTCAAAATGATGTGACGCTGGGTTATTTGCTAAGTGAAACTCATAATCAGATTGATGACCTTGGCGAACATAAACTCGTGGAGCACCGGATCTGGCAACAATACATCCACAAGCATAAGATCAGTACCGTGAATGTGAGCCACAGGTTCAGGTTAGAACAACGGTTTGTAGAGAAAATACGTGATCAGGATGTATTTGCACAGCGTTTTAGATATTTTGTCCGTTTCCTTATCCCTTTAAAGAAAGAAGCGCAAAAGTTTGAAGAAGGACTATTTGCAGCCTTGCAAAATGAACTTTTCTTCAATGTTCAGCATAAGGATAAATTAAGCGGTCATTTCTTTGATCAGAACAGAGCTTATGCAGCACTGGGCTATCGTTTCAGTAAGAAGTTCGATCTGGAAGCAGGCTATTTAAACCAGGCCGTAAAAGGTGCAAGTACAAATTCGGTAAATAACGTCATTCAACTGGCAGTATATACCCGGTTTTAA
- the dcp gene encoding peptidyl-dipeptidase Dcp produces MNKIFIMPLLAIIAVTASCGNNKEKSGNEQTGYSANPFNEASKLAYQTPAFDQIKDDDFQPALEQGMKIQLEEMQKIADNPDAPTFENTLVAMEKSGQMLTRTNNVFSALTSGNTNPKLQKVQEEIAPKQAAHQDAIYLNSKLFKRVQAIYDKREQLKLDPESKRLVEFYEQQFELAGAKLSDADKTKLKKLNEEEASLSTKFSNLLLAANKAGGILFSDKAELAGLSQGELDAAAQDAKANKQTGKWLISLQNTTQQPILRSLTNRATREKIFKASWNRTEKQDANDTRSTIVRIAKIRADKAKLLGFPDYASWKLQDQMAKTPAAVDAFFAQLVPAATAKAKAEAADIQAQADLEKGGFKIQPWDWDYYAEKVRKQKYDLDENQVKPYFELNKVLEKGVFYAANLLYGITFTERHDLPVYQKDVRVFEVFDKDKSTIGLFYCDYFKRDNKSGGAWMSNFVGQSKLLGTKPVIFNVCNFTKPAEGQPALISFSDVTTMFHEFGHGLHGLFANQQYPAISGTNVARDFVEFPSQFNEHWALNPQVFKNYAVHYKTGELMPQVLVDKIKKAATFNQGYNLTEILAAASLDLAWHKIPASAPLQNTDEFEKASLKQLKLDLNEVPPRYRTSYFSHIWGGGYGAGYYAYLWTEMLDDDAYSWFEENGGLNRVNGQRFRDMILSKGNTEDYGKLFREFRGHDPKIGPMEKNRGLTAK; encoded by the coding sequence ATGAATAAAATATTCATCATGCCACTTTTGGCCATCATTGCAGTAACCGCATCCTGCGGAAATAACAAGGAGAAATCCGGCAATGAGCAAACGGGTTACTCCGCTAATCCTTTTAATGAGGCGAGTAAACTTGCTTATCAGACACCAGCATTTGATCAGATTAAGGATGACGATTTTCAACCCGCCTTAGAACAGGGAATGAAAATCCAGTTAGAAGAAATGCAGAAAATTGCAGATAATCCGGATGCTCCGACTTTTGAAAACACCTTGGTGGCGATGGAAAAAAGCGGGCAGATGTTAACCAGGACAAACAATGTATTTAGTGCTTTAACAAGTGGAAATACGAATCCTAAACTACAAAAAGTACAAGAAGAAATTGCGCCGAAACAAGCAGCTCATCAGGATGCTATTTATCTGAACTCCAAATTATTTAAACGGGTACAGGCAATTTATGATAAACGTGAACAATTGAAACTCGATCCGGAGTCTAAACGCCTGGTTGAGTTCTACGAACAGCAATTTGAACTGGCAGGCGCTAAGCTGTCTGATGCTGATAAAACCAAACTTAAAAAGCTGAACGAAGAAGAAGCATCCTTAAGTACAAAATTCTCTAACCTGTTACTGGCAGCCAACAAAGCAGGAGGGATTTTATTTTCAGACAAAGCAGAACTGGCCGGACTTTCACAAGGGGAACTTGATGCCGCAGCCCAGGATGCTAAAGCAAATAAACAAACAGGCAAATGGTTAATTTCCCTGCAAAACACTACGCAACAGCCTATTTTACGCTCTTTAACCAACCGTGCAACACGCGAAAAAATATTTAAGGCTTCCTGGAACCGCACAGAAAAACAAGATGCCAATGATACACGCAGCACGATTGTACGTATTGCAAAAATAAGAGCTGATAAAGCTAAACTGCTGGGTTTCCCTGATTATGCAAGCTGGAAATTACAAGACCAGATGGCTAAAACACCAGCAGCTGTGGACGCCTTTTTTGCCCAGTTAGTTCCTGCTGCAACTGCTAAAGCCAAAGCTGAGGCCGCAGATATTCAAGCGCAGGCAGATCTGGAAAAGGGAGGTTTTAAAATCCAGCCATGGGATTGGGATTATTACGCAGAGAAAGTCAGAAAGCAAAAATATGATCTGGACGAAAATCAGGTTAAACCCTATTTTGAATTGAACAAGGTATTAGAAAAGGGCGTTTTCTATGCTGCAAATTTATTATATGGAATCACTTTCACAGAACGTCATGACCTTCCGGTTTACCAGAAAGATGTCAGAGTATTTGAGGTATTCGATAAAGATAAATCTACGATCGGTCTGTTCTACTGTGATTATTTCAAACGTGACAATAAATCAGGAGGTGCATGGATGTCTAATTTTGTTGGACAGTCTAAATTGCTAGGTACTAAACCAGTAATTTTCAATGTTTGTAATTTCACCAAACCTGCTGAAGGACAACCTGCTTTAATCAGCTTCAGTGATGTAACAACGATGTTCCACGAATTTGGACACGGCTTGCATGGTTTATTCGCCAATCAGCAATATCCAGCTATATCAGGCACTAATGTAGCGCGTGATTTTGTAGAGTTCCCTTCTCAATTCAATGAGCATTGGGCATTAAATCCACAGGTATTTAAAAACTACGCAGTTCACTATAAAACAGGTGAGTTAATGCCACAGGTTTTAGTAGATAAGATTAAAAAAGCAGCCACTTTTAACCAGGGATATAACCTGACTGAGATACTTGCTGCGGCTTCTTTAGATCTGGCATGGCATAAAATCCCGGCCAGTGCACCACTTCAAAACACGGATGAATTTGAAAAAGCTTCTTTAAAGCAATTGAAACTGGATCTTAATGAAGTTCCACCGCGTTACCGGACCAGCTATTTTTCTCATATCTGGGGAGGAGGTTATGGTGCAGGTTATTATGCCTACCTGTGGACTGAAATGCTCGATGACGATGCTTATTCATGGTTTGAAGAAAACGGAGGCTTAAACAGAGTAAATGGTCAGCGTTTCCGCGATATGATCTTATCCAAAGGAAATACAGAAGATTATGGAAAGCTGTTCCGCGAATTCAGAGGACATGATCCAAAAATCGGCCCTATGGAGAAAAACCGTGGTCTGACTGCAAAATAA
- a CDS encoding response regulator: MKKVIVQDTDPDLLNILTFLLEDASFEVLAIPHYKDVASKINSFNPELILLDFRLSGEECTCLCAAIKKDFPFLPVLALSCNNNIQKQYAIYGFDGYVCKPFDIEHLLSVMRRY, from the coding sequence ATGAAAAAAGTGATTGTACAGGATACCGACCCTGACCTGCTCAATATACTGACCTTCCTGCTGGAAGATGCCAGTTTTGAAGTACTTGCCATACCTCATTATAAAGATGTGGCTTCAAAAATCAACAGCTTTAATCCCGAGCTGATTTTACTCGACTTCAGGCTTTCAGGTGAAGAATGCACCTGTTTATGTGCAGCTATCAAAAAGGATTTCCCCTTTCTCCCGGTTCTTGCATTGAGCTGTAACAATAACATTCAAAAACAGTATGCTATTTATGGTTTTGATGGCTATGTCTGTAAACCTTTTGACATTGAACACTTGTTGTCCGTGATGCGCAGATATTAA
- a CDS encoding DNA-formamidopyrimidine glycosylase family protein yields MPELPDLEIFSRNLEQQLSGKLLKEVIVKNGKKLNVSVKELKSAIEDQKLNQVFRAGKELYFGFENKAVLSIHMMLKGELHLSKQETVPKHAIIELLFKDGTQFCLTDFQGMAKATLNPAADETPDALAPEVDAGFFKKVFAAKKAAVKNVLLDQHVIRGIGNAYADEILWEAGISPFSAANKIPDDKLKDLSKAVRHVLENAVKQISKTHPDIISGEVRDFLKIHSAKKTNSPSGVPILIVKTGARKTYYTEEQEVFN; encoded by the coding sequence ATGCCTGAATTACCAGATTTAGAAATTTTCAGCCGCAATCTTGAACAGCAACTAAGCGGCAAACTGCTGAAAGAAGTTATTGTGAAAAATGGTAAGAAACTGAATGTTTCTGTGAAAGAACTAAAGTCTGCTATTGAAGACCAGAAACTTAACCAGGTATTCCGTGCCGGAAAAGAATTGTACTTCGGATTCGAAAATAAGGCGGTACTAAGTATACATATGATGCTGAAAGGTGAACTTCATTTGTCTAAACAGGAAACGGTTCCTAAACATGCTATTATTGAACTGCTTTTTAAAGATGGCACTCAATTTTGTCTGACTGATTTTCAGGGAATGGCCAAAGCTACTTTAAATCCTGCTGCTGATGAAACCCCGGATGCTTTAGCTCCGGAAGTAGATGCCGGTTTCTTTAAAAAAGTTTTTGCTGCAAAAAAAGCAGCAGTTAAAAATGTGTTACTGGATCAGCACGTTATCCGTGGAATCGGCAATGCTTATGCAGATGAGATTTTATGGGAAGCTGGAATTTCCCCTTTTTCTGCGGCGAATAAGATTCCGGATGATAAGCTGAAAGATCTTTCCAAAGCGGTCAGACATGTATTGGAAAATGCAGTGAAACAGATTTCCAAAACTCACCCGGATATTATCAGTGGCGAAGTCAGGGATTTCCTGAAAATCCATAGTGCAAAGAAAACTAACAGTCCGTCGGGCGTGCCTATTCTGATTGTGAAAACAGGAGCAAGGAAAACCTATTATACAGAAGAACAAGAGGTGTTTAATTAA